The proteins below come from a single Ruegeria sp. THAF33 genomic window:
- a CDS encoding GatB/YqeY domain-containing protein, with product MDMRSRVNAALKQAMKDKAAERLSTLRLINAAIKDRDIAARASDNEEVKGCGDAEVLEILGKMTKQRKESARAYEEGGRLDLAEREMQEVAVIEEFLPKQLDDDEVSKAIQAAITSTGAGSIRDMGKVMGELKTRYTGQMDFGKVGPMVKDHLCAASNGDC from the coding sequence ATGGACATGCGATCACGGGTGAATGCCGCCCTGAAGCAAGCAATGAAAGACAAAGCAGCCGAGCGTCTGTCGACGCTGCGGTTGATCAACGCGGCGATCAAGGACCGCGACATCGCCGCGCGCGCCTCGGACAATGAAGAGGTCAAAGGCTGCGGTGATGCAGAGGTGCTTGAAATTCTTGGAAAAATGACCAAGCAACGCAAGGAAAGTGCGCGCGCCTATGAAGAGGGTGGTCGCCTGGACCTGGCCGAGCGCGAGATGCAGGAAGTCGCCGTCATCGAAGAGTTTCTGCCCAAACAGTTGGATGATGATGAGGTGTCAAAGGCGATTCAGGCTGCAATCACTTCGACCGGTGCCGGTTCCATTCGCGACATGGGCAAGGTCATGGGCGAGTTGAAAACCCGTTATACCGGACAGATGGATTTCGGCAAGGTCGGGCCTATGGTCAAGGACCACCTCTGCGCCGCGTCAAACGGCGACTGCTGA
- a CDS encoding DUF2244 domain-containing protein, with amino-acid sequence MPYKWNQTSETEQELRLWPHNSLPRRGAMIAILSVFLFGLIPLLAVLGSVVLWGLLPFLLLTVLGLWLAIQANYRARSAFEVFTLSGSQARLVHHTPGKDQQEWSCNRYWARPEMYEKGGPVPHYVTLVGDGREVEIGAFLSEDERITLYDDLARKLRDPVAQ; translated from the coding sequence ATGCCGTACAAATGGAATCAGACATCCGAAACCGAACAGGAACTGCGCCTCTGGCCGCATAACTCTCTGCCGCGACGTGGGGCGATGATTGCCATCCTGTCCGTATTTCTGTTCGGTTTGATCCCATTGTTGGCCGTGCTTGGGTCGGTCGTGTTGTGGGGCCTGTTACCGTTTCTGCTGTTGACGGTGCTTGGGCTTTGGCTGGCGATTCAGGCGAACTATCGCGCGCGCAGTGCGTTTGAGGTTTTCACCTTGTCCGGTTCACAAGCCCGCCTGGTGCATCACACCCCGGGCAAGGACCAACAGGAATGGTCGTGCAATCGCTATTGGGCACGACCTGAAATGTACGAAAAAGGTGGTCCGGTGCCACATTATGTCACGCTCGTCGGAGACGGGCGCGAGGTCGAAATCGGGGCGTTTCTGTCGGAAGACGAGCGTATCACGCTCTATGACGATTTGGCCAGGAAACTGCGCGACCCTGTCGCGCAGTAG
- a CDS encoding 2-hydroxychromene-2-carboxylate isomerase: MPEIDFWYSIGSTYSFLTVMRLDDWCAEHDATVNWRPFDVRTVMSAQQNIPFAGKPEKSAYMWRDIERRCAKYHIHASLPAPYPISDLALANQVALFGMRDGWGKSFTQNLYRIWFEDGVEAGSESALSEALLRCQQDPRLTLARARSPDIVTALEAETDIAVKLGVFGAPSFVVRQEVFWGDDRLDDALSWARVGHVV, from the coding sequence ATGCCGGAAATCGACTTTTGGTATTCAATCGGCAGCACTTACAGCTTCCTTACCGTGATGCGGCTGGACGACTGGTGCGCAGAACATGACGCCACCGTGAACTGGCGGCCCTTTGATGTGCGCACGGTCATGTCAGCCCAGCAGAATATCCCGTTCGCCGGAAAACCCGAAAAATCCGCATATATGTGGCGTGATATCGAACGGCGCTGTGCCAAGTATCACATCCACGCCAGCCTGCCCGCACCCTATCCGATTTCCGATCTTGCCCTGGCCAATCAGGTCGCTTTGTTTGGTATGAGGGATGGATGGGGCAAGTCATTTACCCAGAACCTGTACCGCATCTGGTTCGAGGATGGCGTCGAGGCAGGCAGCGAAAGCGCCCTGTCCGAAGCATTGCTGCGGTGCCAGCAGGATCCTCGCCTGACGCTGGCCCGCGCGCGCAGCCCGGATATCGTCACCGCGCTGGAAGCTGAAACAGACATCGCCGTGAAACTGGGTGTTTTCGGCGCCCCCAGCTTCGTGGTGAGGCAAGAGGTGTTCTGGGGCGACGACCGTTTGGATGACGCCTTGTCCTGGGCGCGTGTGGGCCACGTGGTCTGA
- the ctaD gene encoding cytochrome c oxidase subunit I gives MADAAIHGHDHEDQRSFFQRWFMSTNHKDIGILYLVVSALAGLISVAMTVYMRLELMHPGVQYMCLEGFMADPCTPNGHLWNVMITYHGVLMMFFVVIPALFGGFGNYFMPLQIGAPDMAFPRMNNLSFWLYVAGTSLGVASLLSPGGNDQLGSGVGWVLYPPLSTTEGGMSMDLAIFAVHVSGASSILGAINMITTFLNMRAPGMTLFKVPLFSWSIFVTSWLILLSLPVLAGAITMLLMDRNFGFTFFDPAGGGDPILYQHILWFFGHPEVYIVILPGFGIISHVIATFSRKPIFGYLPMVWAIIAIGVLGFVVWAHHMYTVGMSLRQQAYFMLATMVIAVPTGVKVFSWIATMWGGSIEFKTPMLFAFGFLFLFTVGGVTGVVLSQAGVDRAYHDTYYVVAHFHYVMSLGAVFAIFAGVYFYFSKMTGRQYSEFWGKVHFWMFFIGANLTFFPQHFLGRQGMPRRYIDYPEAFAQWNFVSSIGAFISFASFLLFFGIVFYALFRGAKETRPNPWNEYADTLEWTLPTPPPEHTFEQLPKQEDWDKGHAH, from the coding sequence ATGGCAGACGCAGCCATTCACGGTCACGACCATGAAGATCAGCGCAGCTTTTTCCAGCGCTGGTTCATGTCGACCAACCACAAGGACATCGGGATTCTGTACCTGGTCGTTTCGGCCCTTGCCGGTCTGATCTCGGTGGCGATGACCGTTTACATGCGGCTCGAGCTGATGCACCCGGGCGTTCAGTACATGTGCCTGGAAGGCTTCATGGCCGACCCATGTACCCCCAACGGTCACTTGTGGAACGTGATGATCACCTATCACGGTGTTCTGATGATGTTCTTTGTTGTCATCCCTGCCCTTTTCGGCGGATTTGGCAACTATTTCATGCCGTTGCAGATCGGTGCGCCGGACATGGCGTTCCCGCGGATGAACAACCTGTCCTTCTGGCTTTATGTCGCCGGCACCTCGCTGGGTGTTGCCTCGCTGCTCAGCCCGGGTGGTAACGATCAGCTCGGCTCGGGTGTGGGCTGGGTTCTGTATCCGCCGCTGTCGACGACCGAAGGCGGCATGTCCATGGACCTGGCGATCTTCGCCGTGCACGTATCGGGCGCCTCCTCGATCCTCGGCGCGATCAACATGATCACCACCTTCCTGAACATGCGTGCCCCAGGCATGACCCTGTTCAAGGTACCGCTGTTCAGCTGGTCGATCTTCGTCACCTCGTGGCTGATTCTGCTGTCGCTGCCGGTTCTGGCGGGCGCGATCACCATGCTGCTGATGGACCGCAATTTTGGCTTTACCTTCTTTGACCCGGCCGGCGGCGGTGACCCGATCCTGTATCAGCACATCCTGTGGTTCTTTGGCCACCCGGAAGTGTATATCGTGATCCTGCCCGGTTTCGGCATCATCAGCCATGTCATCGCGACCTTCTCTCGCAAGCCGATCTTTGGCTATCTGCCGATGGTCTGGGCGATTATCGCAATCGGTGTGCTGGGCTTTGTCGTGTGGGCGCACCACATGTACACCGTCGGCATGTCGCTGCGCCAGCAGGCCTATTTCATGCTGGCAACGATGGTCATCGCGGTTCCGACGGGGGTCAAGGTGTTCTCGTGGATCGCCACCATGTGGGGCGGCTCGATCGAGTTCAAGACACCGATGCTGTTCGCCTTTGGCTTCCTGTTCCTGTTCACCGTCGGCGGTGTGACCGGTGTGGTTCTGTCGCAGGCTGGCGTGGACCGCGCCTATCACGACACCTACTATGTGGTGGCACACTTCCACTACGTGATGTCGCTGGGTGCTGTCTTCGCGATCTTTGCTGGGGTGTACTTCTACTTCAGCAAGATGACGGGCCGTCAGTACTCCGAGTTCTGGGGCAAGGTTCATTTCTGGATGTTCTTCATCGGCGCCAACCTGACCTTCTTCCCGCAGCACTTCCTGGGCCGTCAGGGCATGCCGCGCCGTTACATCGACTACCCCGAGGCATTCGCCCAGTGGAACTTCGTTTCGTCGATCGGCGCGTTCATCTCGTTCGCCTCGTTCCTGCTGTTCTTCGGGATCGTGTTCTACGCCCTGTTCCGTGGTGCGAAAGAGACACGTCCGAACCCGTGGAATGAATACGCGGATACGCTGGAATGGACCCTGCCGACACCGCCGCCCGAACACACGTTCGAGCAGCTGCCCAAGCAGGAAGATTGGGACAAAGGCCACGCGCACTGA
- a CDS encoding HIT family protein: MADYDPDNIFAKILREEIPCMRVYEDDETLAFMDIMPRADGHLLVIPKTPCRNVLDATPEQLTAVVKTVQKMARAVKSAFDADGVTIQQFNEAAGGQEVFHLHFHVLPRHEGVSMRPPGKMGDFELIGEHAKKISAALV; the protein is encoded by the coding sequence ATGGCTGATTACGACCCCGACAATATCTTTGCCAAAATCCTGCGCGAAGAAATCCCGTGCATGCGCGTGTACGAGGATGATGAAACGCTGGCTTTCATGGATATCATGCCGCGCGCGGACGGGCATCTGTTGGTGATCCCCAAAACACCATGCCGCAACGTACTGGATGCCACGCCCGAGCAACTGACGGCGGTTGTGAAAACGGTGCAGAAGATGGCCCGGGCGGTCAAGTCCGCATTCGACGCGGACGGGGTGACGATTCAGCAATTCAACGAGGCGGCAGGCGGGCAGGAAGTCTTCCACCTGCATTTCCACGTCCTGCCGCGCCACGAAGGGGTTTCCATGCGCCCGCCGGGCAAGATGGGGGATTTCGAGCTTATCGGGGAACATGCGAAAAAGATCAGCGCCGCACTCGTCTGA
- a CDS encoding MerR family transcriptional regulator: MKIPTIRFYEDKGLLPKPERTAGNQRRYDEAALKRLIFIRHCRDLGLPLADVVGLLSLEGASGSDLNRAHEIAQKQLADLRDRIARLQNLEAELTRISAACDGQHDHVCAVLHAFGDHSECTGPHNA, translated from the coding sequence GTGAAAATTCCGACAATCCGGTTCTATGAAGACAAAGGCCTGTTACCCAAACCAGAGCGAACCGCGGGCAATCAACGCCGGTATGACGAAGCCGCGTTGAAACGGCTGATCTTCATTCGCCATTGCCGTGATCTGGGATTGCCACTGGCCGACGTCGTGGGCCTGCTGTCCCTTGAGGGCGCCTCTGGCAGCGACCTTAACCGGGCGCACGAAATTGCCCAAAAACAACTGGCCGATCTGCGGGACCGAATTGCCCGCCTGCAAAACCTCGAAGCGGAACTGACCCGAATTTCAGCGGCCTGCGACGGGCAGCACGATCATGTCTGTGCCGTGCTGCATGCGTTTGGAGATCACAGCGAGTGTACGGGGCCTCACAACGCCTAA
- a CDS encoding cation diffusion facilitator family transporter, with protein sequence MAHQHSHTGHGHQHNHIDPDAGDARVAWAIAVNMFLTLAQVIGGIISGSLALIADALHNFSDAVALIIAFFARKIARRPADPRMSFGYGRAEVVAALVNYTTLIVLSVYLFYEGVMRFFEPEPINGWLVVWVAALALVVDLVTAALTYTMAKDSMNIRAAFIHNVADALGSIAVIVAGTAVILFGWTWVDPAVTILIAVYIMWHVKEEIGETVRVLMLGAPPNLEPEQVAAAIEETEGVAEVHHMHLWSMQERQPALTAHLVIDANAWSDAEMVRDSVRHTLQVRFGLGHATLELEQAGRACVGSSRFGHQEE encoded by the coding sequence ATGGCACACCAGCATTCCCACACCGGGCATGGTCACCAGCACAACCACATTGATCCAGACGCTGGCGATGCCCGCGTCGCCTGGGCGATTGCGGTGAACATGTTCCTGACATTGGCTCAGGTCATCGGGGGCATCATTTCGGGTTCTCTGGCGTTGATTGCCGATGCGCTGCACAATTTTTCGGATGCTGTTGCGCTGATCATCGCGTTTTTTGCCCGCAAGATTGCACGGCGTCCGGCCGATCCACGGATGAGCTTTGGCTATGGCCGGGCCGAAGTCGTTGCGGCATTGGTCAATTACACCACGTTGATCGTGTTGTCGGTCTATCTGTTCTACGAAGGCGTCATGCGGTTTTTTGAACCCGAGCCGATCAACGGATGGCTTGTGGTCTGGGTCGCCGCGCTGGCATTGGTGGTCGATCTCGTAACCGCTGCTTTGACGTATACCATGGCCAAGGACAGCATGAATATCCGGGCCGCATTCATCCATAATGTTGCGGACGCCTTGGGATCAATCGCCGTGATCGTAGCGGGCACTGCGGTGATCCTGTTCGGCTGGACATGGGTGGACCCGGCGGTGACGATCCTGATCGCGGTCTACATCATGTGGCATGTCAAAGAAGAGATAGGCGAGACAGTCCGCGTTCTGATGCTGGGCGCTCCGCCAAACCTGGAGCCAGAGCAGGTTGCCGCGGCGATCGAAGAAACGGAAGGGGTGGCCGAAGTGCATCACATGCATTTGTGGAGCATGCAGGAGCGGCAGCCCGCGCTGACGGCGCATCTGGTCATTGATGCGAACGCGTGGTCAGATGCCGAAATGGTACGGGACAGTGTCAGGCACACGCTGCAAGTTCGTTTCGGGTTGGGCCATGCGACGCTCGAACTGGAACAGGCTGGCCGCGCCTGCGTCGGTTCGTCCCGATTTGGCCACCAGGAAGAATAG
- the lipB gene encoding lipoyl(octanoyl) transferase LipB: protein MEWKITDGLTSYDDAVAFMEARVAAIANGEAEECVWLLEHPPLYTAGTSARIEDLTDPDRFPVYASKRGGEYTYHGPGQRVAYVMLDLNKRGRDVRQFVKQLETWVISALAEFNVQGEIRDGRVGVWVRRDDKPLTATGKPAEDKIAAIGLRLRKWVSFHGISVNVEPDLEHFSGIVPCGISEYGVTSLVDLGLPVTMADLDAALKKTFADVFGPVAP from the coding sequence ATGGAATGGAAAATCACCGATGGTCTGACCAGCTATGACGACGCCGTTGCCTTTATGGAGGCGCGCGTCGCCGCAATCGCAAATGGCGAAGCTGAAGAATGTGTCTGGCTGCTGGAACACCCGCCGCTTTATACGGCCGGCACTTCGGCCAGGATCGAGGATCTGACCGACCCCGATCGGTTTCCGGTTTACGCAAGCAAACGCGGCGGCGAATACACCTATCACGGGCCCGGTCAACGTGTGGCCTATGTCATGCTGGATTTGAACAAACGTGGTCGCGACGTGCGTCAGTTTGTGAAACAGCTGGAGACCTGGGTGATCTCGGCGCTGGCGGAATTCAACGTGCAAGGCGAGATCCGTGATGGGCGCGTGGGGGTTTGGGTTCGGCGTGATGACAAGCCGTTGACAGCGACCGGCAAACCGGCGGAAGACAAGATCGCCGCCATTGGCCTGCGCCTGCGCAAATGGGTCAGTTTTCACGGGATCTCAGTGAATGTCGAACCGGATCTGGAGCATTTTTCCGGCATCGTCCCTTGCGGGATAAGCGAATACGGCGTGACCTCATTGGTCGACCTGGGCTTGCCGGTAACGATGGCAGACCTTGATGCCGCACTGAAAAAGACTTTCGCAGACGTTTTTGGCCCAGTGGCACCCTGA
- a CDS encoding DsbA family oxidoreductase, with amino-acid sequence MPPPENLPIVQIDIVSDVVCPWCIVGFRQLDMALQQQGVLARLRWHPFELNPDMPPEGQNLREHIMTKYGSTAEQSQQARDKLTSIGAELGFAFNFDDDSRMVNTFAAHQLLDWAESVGRQHPLKLALFDAYFTAQRDVSDMDVLLEVVRSIGLDADTARQALESGEHIAPVREKQLFWTSRGISGVPSMVFGGKYLLTGAQGSETYAQVLQRCLSEAA; translated from the coding sequence ATGCCCCCGCCCGAAAACCTCCCGATCGTTCAGATCGATATCGTCTCGGATGTTGTGTGCCCCTGGTGCATTGTCGGGTTTCGACAGCTTGACATGGCGTTGCAGCAACAGGGTGTCCTTGCCCGGCTTCGCTGGCATCCGTTCGAGTTGAACCCGGACATGCCACCCGAAGGCCAGAACCTGCGTGAACATATCATGACCAAATACGGCTCGACCGCCGAGCAAAGTCAGCAGGCACGGGACAAGCTTACCTCGATCGGGGCCGAGCTCGGCTTTGCCTTTAACTTCGACGATGACAGCAGAATGGTGAACACATTCGCAGCGCATCAGTTGCTGGATTGGGCGGAATCAGTTGGCCGACAGCATCCTTTGAAACTGGCTCTGTTCGACGCGTATTTCACAGCGCAGCGGGATGTTTCCGATATGGATGTTCTGCTGGAAGTTGTTCGATCCATCGGGCTGGACGCGGATACGGCGCGACAAGCACTTGAAAGCGGAGAACACATAGCCCCGGTGCGTGAAAAGCAGCTGTTCTGGACCAGCCGGGGAATTTCAGGCGTGCCATCCATGGTTTTTGGCGGGAAATACCTGCTGACCGGCGCACAGGGTTCTGAAACCTATGCCCAGGTGCTGCAACGTTGCCTGTCCGAGGCCGCCTGA
- a CDS encoding TylF/MycF/NovP-related O-methyltransferase codes for MDGTIYEDPPILFGDTKPDYDSKNREYGWDWPSVAFTMVGSKRLANVRAMVESVIGNQVPGDFVETGVWRGGASIFAKAVLFTYGQNDRRVVLCDSFMGLPKPNEELYPHDKGSDFHKYDALAVSADSVRANFEKFGLLDDNVVFIEGFFKDTMPLVPSEQIAVLRLDGDMYESTIDPLRHLFGKVSEGGWIIVDDYHVVPAAKAAVHDYLDEVGYEPPAINEIDGVGVYFQKV; via the coding sequence TTGGATGGCACGATCTATGAAGACCCACCAATTCTGTTTGGAGACACCAAACCGGATTATGACTCCAAAAACCGTGAATACGGCTGGGATTGGCCGTCTGTTGCTTTCACTATGGTGGGCAGCAAGAGATTGGCCAATGTTCGCGCCATGGTGGAATCCGTCATCGGCAACCAGGTTCCCGGCGATTTTGTCGAAACCGGAGTATGGCGTGGTGGTGCCAGCATCTTCGCGAAAGCGGTTCTCTTTACATATGGCCAGAATGACAGACGTGTCGTTCTGTGTGACTCTTTCATGGGACTGCCCAAGCCGAATGAAGAACTGTATCCTCACGACAAGGGGTCTGATTTCCATAAGTACGACGCTCTGGCCGTGTCAGCCGATTCTGTAAGGGCGAATTTTGAAAAGTTCGGGCTCCTGGACGATAATGTCGTGTTCATTGAAGGCTTCTTCAAAGACACCATGCCACTGGTACCCAGTGAGCAGATTGCAGTGCTGCGTCTTGACGGCGACATGTATGAATCAACCATAGATCCTTTGCGGCACCTTTTCGGTAAGGTCTCGGAAGGCGGTTGGATCATCGTTGACGACTATCACGTGGTTCCCGCAGCTAAAGCGGCCGTGCATGATTATCTTGACGAGGTGGGCTATGAGCCACCCGCGATCAACGAAATCGATGGAGTGGGCGTCTATTTCCAGAAGGTCTAG
- a CDS encoding class I SAM-dependent methyltransferase, translated as MKSREMIEAELDCTSKFDVHNVVDIGVWQGGSVALFDCVFRPDKLVAVEYSTRDLPHLEAYVDRCSRQDNVRLCKGISQANISRFGELLDAEFGNEKIDLAIDDASRQYLETMLSFNLVFPRMSEGGIFVIEDWQWSTMEPHYNSDHFKGKEGLANLVLQASCPAPVARTLFVK; from the coding sequence GTGAAATCCCGCGAAATGATTGAGGCTGAACTTGATTGTACCTCGAAGTTCGATGTTCATAATGTCGTCGATATAGGAGTATGGCAGGGAGGGAGCGTTGCTCTCTTCGATTGTGTATTTCGGCCTGACAAACTGGTTGCAGTTGAATATTCGACGCGCGATCTGCCTCACCTTGAGGCGTATGTCGACAGGTGTTCGCGGCAGGATAATGTGCGGCTTTGCAAGGGGATAAGTCAGGCGAACATCAGTCGGTTCGGCGAATTGCTGGACGCAGAGTTCGGCAACGAGAAGATTGATCTCGCTATAGATGACGCTTCGCGCCAGTATTTGGAAACGATGTTGTCGTTCAACCTCGTTTTTCCGCGCATGTCGGAAGGGGGCATCTTCGTCATTGAAGATTGGCAATGGTCTACGATGGAACCACATTACAATTCCGACCACTTCAAAGGGAAAGAGGGGCTGGCGAACCTAGTGCTTCAAGCGTCATGTCCTGCGCCTGTCGCCCGGACATTGTTCGTGAAGTAA
- a CDS encoding acyltransferase yields MTGNLKDQRAHGLDSLRGIAASAVVFVHAVHIHPLGVYYKNWGADYYAMGVPLFFIISAMSMSLAYPKGVSFDRSWAYALRRFFRIAPLFYVMLFAWLYIGVQAETGTILRNITFLFGFVPSEQTSLVPAGWSIGVEAIFYLLFPFLWIWRNIWSAVFLFLLACLGWGYVNLSSQGEVPDFYYWTSFFTNAPYFALGLIVWCAYRWTPKSYERPVGYLALGAGIAGLIYMYLFGPVLDQAQTLNKPVPLALVLGWGFAFASLALSQALRPVFFLYNPFTRFLGKISYSLYLMHPFLIYNTNLTRWAATLTDNPDLVVPIVCVITLAVAIPIATVIYYAVEVPFIRLARRITKPDLRNQASQQLAS; encoded by the coding sequence ATGACAGGTAATCTCAAAGATCAAAGGGCGCATGGCCTTGATTCACTGCGCGGTATCGCTGCGTCTGCGGTCGTGTTTGTACACGCAGTGCACATTCATCCACTCGGCGTCTACTACAAAAACTGGGGTGCCGACTACTATGCGATGGGAGTGCCGCTGTTTTTCATAATAAGCGCGATGTCCATGTCGCTAGCTTATCCAAAGGGAGTGTCTTTCGATCGAAGCTGGGCCTATGCCTTGCGCAGATTTTTTCGAATTGCCCCACTCTTCTACGTGATGCTCTTTGCTTGGCTGTATATTGGGGTCCAGGCCGAAACAGGTACGATCCTCAGGAATATTACATTTCTGTTCGGGTTTGTCCCCAGTGAACAAACCAGTCTTGTTCCGGCGGGTTGGTCAATTGGCGTCGAAGCTATCTTCTATCTTCTGTTCCCCTTCCTTTGGATTTGGCGGAACATTTGGTCAGCGGTGTTTCTCTTTTTGCTCGCCTGCTTGGGATGGGGGTATGTAAACTTATCCAGTCAGGGTGAAGTTCCCGATTTTTATTATTGGACCAGCTTTTTCACGAACGCCCCGTACTTTGCGTTGGGTCTGATCGTTTGGTGCGCCTACCGTTGGACACCTAAGTCATACGAGCGCCCCGTCGGCTATTTAGCGCTCGGTGCCGGGATCGCCGGGTTGATTTACATGTATCTGTTTGGCCCGGTTCTTGATCAGGCGCAAACGCTAAACAAACCGGTTCCACTCGCACTGGTTTTGGGCTGGGGCTTCGCCTTTGCAAGCCTAGCGCTATCGCAGGCACTTCGACCCGTTTTTTTTCTCTATAACCCTTTTACCCGCTTTCTTGGAAAGATCAGTTACAGCCTATATCTGATGCATCCGTTTCTTATCTATAACACAAACCTGACCCGATGGGCCGCAACACTTACGGACAATCCGGATCTTGTGGTGCCCATTGTCTGTGTTATTACCCTTGCCGTAGCGATACCTATTGCAACTGTTATCTATTATGCTGTCGAAGTTCCATTCATCCGCCTTGCCCGCCGGATAACCAAGCCTGATTTGAGAAACCAGGCTTCACAACAATTGGCGTCGTGA
- a CDS encoding glycosyltransferase family 2 protein yields MRLVISTMKDEGPFILEWIAYYLSIGFTRFIVNSNDCSDGTDAILQRCQELGFLAHIDNPGPWEFGPQASAYANAMEHPWCKEAEWILVCDVDEFLDIRVGDGTLDDLFRALPHADGFAAIWQLFGHNGIVEFEDRFIVEQFTRAGELGAVSPHNLRAFKSLFRNYGSYRTISTHRPRGPIPSKADRFAWVDGDGDPLPPAMRRRGWAYSSTGAGFGRRLFRMNHYAVRSVESYLMKRLRGDVNTSSFHPKMEATGQAYWKLHCYNDIEETSILSKVARLREVYEKLRSDTVLGQLHHQAVAFHKERIASLRKTEVAQDFIAKFSRFRSGRYVKALDLGVMEDGDLSFNAEMYKDPDITFAQVAKWTRLGKMSKPENSKPYNFPWFVRLDALETSFDYEEAAAQHAQITDAKQVSVPFDPKDTVYLPAVPPEVERTKDQRQSFLRSISGKKNWVLIGHVETEIIEEILDLDAVEKLTVIGPWGLSWDGFTCPDATQDPELQELDRTFYALLEYFRDPILAGRLHVYRALPPLMLKLFEDESVGVVIIRGVRAEQVMTQLLRRIDRVLAPGGSIAFTSYRRHGGGSYTGMNAAINSFIGRNAARYRITSLQPPWLGIDKLPPLGKKET; encoded by the coding sequence ATGAGACTTGTCATATCCACGATGAAAGACGAAGGGCCGTTCATCCTGGAATGGATTGCATACTATCTTTCGATCGGCTTCACCCGTTTTATCGTCAATTCGAACGATTGTTCCGATGGCACCGACGCGATCCTCCAGCGATGCCAGGAACTGGGGTTTCTGGCGCATATAGACAATCCCGGCCCGTGGGAATTTGGACCCCAGGCTTCAGCTTATGCAAACGCCATGGAACACCCCTGGTGCAAAGAAGCCGAATGGATATTGGTCTGCGATGTGGATGAATTTCTTGATATTCGCGTCGGCGACGGAACACTGGACGATTTGTTTCGTGCATTGCCGCATGCGGACGGATTTGCCGCAATCTGGCAGCTGTTCGGGCACAACGGAATCGTCGAGTTCGAAGACAGGTTCATTGTCGAGCAATTCACCCGTGCGGGCGAGCTTGGCGCCGTCAGTCCTCACAACTTGCGGGCGTTCAAATCGCTGTTTCGCAACTACGGATCGTATCGCACAATCAGCACGCATCGACCGCGCGGTCCGATACCCAGCAAGGCGGATCGATTTGCCTGGGTCGACGGGGACGGTGATCCGTTGCCGCCGGCCATGCGAAGACGAGGGTGGGCGTATTCATCAACGGGCGCCGGGTTCGGGCGCAGGCTTTTTCGGATGAACCACTATGCGGTGAGATCTGTGGAAAGCTATCTGATGAAACGGTTGCGCGGGGATGTGAATACCTCGAGTTTTCATCCGAAGATGGAGGCAACAGGTCAGGCCTACTGGAAGCTGCATTGCTATAACGACATCGAAGAAACCTCGATCCTGTCCAAAGTTGCGCGACTTCGGGAGGTTTATGAAAAGCTGCGATCCGATACTGTTCTGGGGCAATTGCATCATCAGGCAGTTGCATTTCACAAGGAACGCATCGCAAGCCTCAGAAAAACCGAGGTGGCGCAGGATTTTATCGCTAAGTTCAGCCGCTTTCGCAGCGGGCGCTATGTCAAGGCGCTGGACCTCGGCGTGATGGAAGATGGCGATCTGTCTTTCAACGCTGAAATGTACAAGGACCCGGACATCACATTTGCCCAGGTCGCGAAATGGACGCGGCTCGGCAAGATGTCCAAGCCCGAGAACTCCAAGCCATACAATTTTCCTTGGTTCGTTCGGCTCGATGCCCTCGAAACCTCGTTCGATTACGAAGAGGCCGCCGCGCAGCACGCGCAAATTACGGATGCCAAACAGGTTTCGGTGCCATTCGATCCAAAGGATACTGTTTACCTGCCTGCTGTCCCTCCGGAAGTTGAAAGAACAAAAGACCAGCGGCAGAGTTTTCTTCGATCAATCAGTGGCAAGAAGAACTGGGTGCTGATCGGGCATGTTGAGACTGAAATCATTGAAGAAATACTTGATCTGGACGCTGTCGAGAAATTGACGGTCATAGGGCCGTGGGGGCTGTCATGGGACGGCTTCACATGTCCGGATGCAACTCAGGATCCCGAGCTACAGGAATTGGATCGCACGTTTTATGCGCTGCTGGAATATTTCCGCGATCCCATTCTCGCCGGACGATTGCACGTCTACCGGGCGCTGCCCCCTTTGATGTTGAAGCTGTTTGAAGACGAAAGCGTCGGCGTCGTCATCATCCGCGGGGTGCGGGCAGAGCAGGTGATGACCCAGCTGTTGCGCCGTATCGACCGGGTTCTTGCCCCCGGGGGCAGTATCGCGTTCACATCCTATCGCCGTCACGGAGGCGGGTCATATACGGGTATGAATGCGGCGATAAACAGTTTCATCGGGCGCAATGCTGCACGATACCGGATAACCAGCTTGCAGCCACCGTGGCTTGGCATCGACAAGTTGCCACCGCTTGGCAAAAAGGAAACATAG